From Candidatus Parvarchaeota archaeon:
ACTTGTGCTCACCAAGGCAGACATGAAGGAGCTTTACGGCATACTTAAAGAAGGCTCGGAAGTTTCAAAGCGAAAATACCCGAATGACGATGCCGGCAGGATGCAACGATGGCATCACATGGAAATGGTGCACAAGAAGGCATTTGACTTTTTCACAAAGCAGGCAACCGGCATCTCAAACTCCGAGGACTATGTCAACCTGCTTATGGCAAACTATGCAGGCCTTGAGAAAAACGAGTTTGAGAAGCTTAACACTGGGGTGACTGTTGCGGCAAAAACATTGTATGACAATTATCTAAAACAGACTCAGGCAGGGGCAAGCGCCAAATTCACACTTGTTGGCGATGACTCTAATGCAACAGAGCTTTATGGAAAACTCATGTATGAGCAGACCGGGTTCAACCCATTCCTAAAACCTGCGGCAAAATCAGATTTGCTTCTATCAGTCCAATCAATAACCGCTGGCGTTGGCGTCAAGTTCACAAATAACAATGTCGGTGATTATGGCATTAATCTTGATTATGGGGCTTTTGGGCAAGTTATGGTTCCGCTTGGAAAAATCGGGCTTTCGTATGACAATGACAAGGCTTTCATACCATTGTTTTCAACAGGCGGCAAATCAGCAGACGGCGGCCTAGGCGACCCAAAACTATTTGGCTATGCATTCATTGACGCATCAGCAGCGTTTGGCGCAGGCGGAGAGATAAAGGTTTCAACACTGATTTCAGGCGGCAAAGTCGAGCGCTTTGGTCTCAATGAGCTTGAGCGTGGTGTAAAACCTGTTCTAAACGAGGAGATAATTGCAAAATCCCCCATGTTTGATGTTGGCATTGGTTTGGTGCAATTGTCTGGCAATGTGCGCGCACTTGATGTTGGAAAGCAAAATGACATGTCATATAGGGGTCAGGCTGATGTTTTAACCGGGCTTGGCACATTCAGCACATTTTTCAATCAGGGAAGGACGGGCGGGACGCTTGGCGCAGGCTACTCCGGCAACTTCGGGCCCATTGGCCTTGACAGGCTGAAATTCAGCCTTGGCGCAGAGGCCCTAAACACCAAATTCCCGCAGGTTCGGGCGGGCCTGTCGTACACTTTCTAATAAACAGCCAACTTGGTGCCATCATCTTGGCATTCCAAACAACTGCACTTCAGGTGGTTTTCCAATCTCCCCAAGCCCGCCGCACTTTGTGGCACTATTTTATCCAAGTGTGACTTTTCCAATCCTCATGTGCGGCCCGCCGTCGCTTACAGGGACTGACTGCCCTGATTTTCCGCACATTCCTGGGCTTGTGTCAAAATCCCTTCCCACTGCCTCTACGTTTTTCAGAGTCTCAAGAACATTTCCAGTAAGGCTGCAGTCCCTCAGCTGTTTTCCAATCTCCCCGTTTTCAATAACATATCCTTCTTCAGCTGCAAAAACGTAATGGCCGCTTACTGGGTCAACGCTTCCGCCTTTCATGCCCTTGAGGTACAGGCCGCGGCTTATGCCAAAAACCTTATCATGTTCGTCTTTGCCACGTGCCACGCAGGTGTTGCTCATGCGCACGATTGGAAGCTGCGAATATCCGCCAGCCCTGCAGTTGCCTGTTGCCCCGACTCCAAGCCGCGTTGCCGTTTCAAGTGATGTTAAATACGATTTGAATATGCCCTTCTCAACAATCAGCACCCGCTTTTTCTCAATTCCCTCATCGTCAAAACTGTAGCTTCCAAAACCGCCCTTCTCGTTGGAATCGGTTATCGTGACTTCCTTGCTTGCAATCCGCTTTCCAATCAGGCCCCCAAGCACGCTTCCCCCGCTTGCAACAGTATCGCCCTCAGCCGCATGCCCTACAGCTTCGTGGGCAAGAACTCCTGCAAGCTTTCCATCTATCACAACCGTAAACGTGCCTTTTGGCGGCCGTTGGGCATCAAGCAACTTTTGCGCCTTTGAAGCTGCGGCAGCGGCAAGGCTGCAGCACTCTCCAATCCACTTGCACACCCCTGTGCTTGCCTTTGACTCATGCGCAGTCTGGGTGTTTGCCCCTCTCTTTGCAGTTGCCTCAAAAAACCCCCGCTGCCTGCCTGCGCATTCAATTGCCTCAAGGCCCCATGAGTTTATCACGGCCCTTCTTGCGGCCACTGCTGCAAGCGTGACTTTTGCGCTTTTTATTTCTCTTGCTGATTCAATCTCTTTTTTGGCCTCTGAAGCAGTCTTGCAAAGCCAGTCAAGCTCCA
This genomic window contains:
- a CDS encoding TldD/PmbA family protein, translated to MTCLSRQGHMMELGEFENLVDASHKALGQIAGGKAVFADCRLVAGTAKFAVQSLGEDNAAQNDFTGAGFRVLMKGNWGFASTNLVDLKGLVAAAKKAARLASGGSGKALIDDGIIPSYSKRFDLGGFASTQGMELDWLCKTASEAKKEIESAREIKSAKVTLAAVAARRAVINSWGLEAIECAGRQRGFFEATAKRGANTQTAHESKASTGVCKWIGECCSLAAAAASKAQKLLDAQRPPKGTFTVVIDGKLAGVLAHEAVGHAAEGDTVASGGSVLGGLIGKRIASKEVTITDSNEKGGFGSYSFDDEGIEKKRVLIVEKGIFKSYLTSLETATRLGVGATGNCRAGGYSQLPIVRMSNTCVARGKDEHDKVFGISRGLYLKGMKGGSVDPVSGHYVFAAEEGYVIENGEIGKQLRDCSLTGNVLETLKNVEAVGRDFDTSPGMCGKSGQSVPVSDGGPHMRIGKVTLG